AGAGACACACCAATAATGGTGGCACCAGCGGCAGCGAAGTTGTCAGCGTTGACAGCAAAGGTGTGTGCTTGAATGTTACAACCGCCGGTGTAGGCAGAAGGGTAAAAATAGACCACGACAGGACCTTTCTGCAGGGCATCTTTCAATGAATAACTAAATGCCTTGCCAGCCAGAGAAGCTTGGGTTTTAAAATCCGGGGCTGGATGACCTGTAGGCAACGCGGCGACGGCGGGAAATGTGATGGCACTTGATAAGAGGCAGCCCAATAGAAGACGTTTCATAGTTTTACTCTTTAAATAAAAGGGGAGGGGTTAAAGTGGTTTATAGGTATCGTGACAAGCATCATCACAAGAATTTGATATTTCAATAGCCTTGACTGATGCCGAATCAAAATTACCGGCTTCAACAAAGGCTACGATTTCGGCGGCCATATCTTCATATCTTTTGGCGTCGGTGACCGCATCAGCGGCATTGCCTCGTTTTTCAAAAAAACCTTCGACCAGTTTGAAATCGCTCTGCATTTTTTTTGCAAGCGTGATCGTTGCAGTAGCATCTTTGCTGGCGATATTGCCCTGCAGATTATGAGAATTGTTGTCTATTGACTCCATTAGCTCTTCGAAATCAAATTCGGCTTCAGCATAGACAATACTGCTTGCCAGCACGAAAATAATTCCGCAAAGATTAATTGTTTTACGCATATTATTTTGGTCCTTAAAAGGCTGATTTCCAGCTTGCCATGCCGTGTGCATAAACGATTACAGTAGATGGTCTCATTGAGTTTATTGGTTTGAAAAGTGAATAAAATAAAAATAACCCGGAAGGTATAATCCTGCCGGGTTATTATCGAACCCAGTTAATACGATAAGGTTACCAAGGTGACAAATATACCCGAATGGCGCAGAAAATCATCTTAAGCGATAAGCTCCTTAATAACCTTGCCATAAACAACGGTAGGACGTTCCGAACGGCCTTGATGTGTATAGATTAACTTTAAATGATCCAGCCCCATCTGATTGAGAACCGTTGCGTGTAAATCATAGGTATCGACTGCCGTACTTTTATCAGCCACCTGCAAACCAATTTCATCAGTTGCGCCATACGTTGTTCCGGCTTTAACGCCGCCGCCGGCAAGCCATTGCGTGTAGCCCCAGGCATTGTGGTCTCGTCCGGTGCCGCTTTCGCCCCATGAGGTGCGTCCAAATTCAGATGTCCATACGACTAACGTCGAATCAAGCAAACCTAAGGCTTTCAAGTCTGTCAGAAGACCGGCAATCGGTTTATCGACAACTCTGGCATGTTTGCCGTGATTTTCTTCCAGTTTGGTATGAGCATCCCAGTCTCTTTCATCACCATCTACATCTACCGGGCCGGTAACGACCTGTATGAAGCGCACACCGCGCTCTACCAGGCGTCGTGCACGCAACAAATTGGTACCGTATTCTTTGGTAACATCATCATTCAAACCATAAAGATTCTTGGTGGCGTCGGATTCTTTATTGAGGTCAACGGCTTCCGGCGCTGAAGTTTGCATACGTTCAGCCAGATCGTAAGCGCGGATACGTGCCTGAAGTTCAGTATCTTCAGGGTATGCAATGCCTTTGATCTCGTTTAACTGCTTTAAGAGCTTAAGATTATCGCTTTGTTGTGATGCCGCAACCAGCTCAGGGCGATCCAAATGCAGGATAGGCGATTTTCCTGAACGGAAAGCCGTACCTTGATAAACAGCCGGCAGGAAGCCGGAACTCCAGTTTACAGCGCCACCACTGGGTTCCTTCTTGCCATTGTAGAGAACGACATAAGCCGGTAAATCAGGGTTAGCCGAGCCCAAGGCATATTGAATCCATGCACCCAAAGCAGGTCTTCCAGGATTTAAGCCGCCAGAGTTTAACTTGAGTATTGAAATGTCATGGGTAGCACCTACGGTCACGCTGGACTTGATGAAAGCAATATCATCGGCATGTTGGGCAATATTTGGCAACAGGTCAGAGAACCAGGCACCGCTTTGCCCATGTTGCTTCCAGGTTCGGTCCGAAGCAAACAGTTTGCCGAGTCCGCCTTGCGTACTGGTCTTGATGCCCTTCAGGAAAGAAGCCGGAACCTCTTGCCCTGCCATTTTTATCAGCTCAGGTTTATAGTCGTATAAATCAAGCGTACTTGGCGCACCGTGCTGATGTAGCCAAATTACCGATTTGACTTTACCGGGGAAATGCGGCTGTTTGGGTGCCAAAGGATCAAGCAGGTCGGCTGCTATTGCACTGGAAAATATGCCACCTGCGCCCGGCAGTAATCCACTCAGCGCAAGTCCGCCGATGCCATATCCTGATTTGAGTAAAAAATCTCTACGTGATTGATTGTTCATGATGTCTGTTTCCTTTAAAAAAGTAGCTACCAACTTAAGCTGGGATTGATTTCACCCCTTGAAGGGCTGTCATCTGTAAAATTGTCCCGGCTTAAATGGGCAGTCAAAAAAATGATGGTTATCGTTAAAACCGGTAGATGAATTCGTTGGAATTCGCGACCGTATGCACCAGATCAACAAAAGCAGCTGCACGTATGGGATCCAATTTTTTATTATCCTTTAAGCCGGTAGGTATGCTGACCGCGAATTTACCTTCTGATGTTTTTTCTCTGACGACCTTTTCGTGATTATTCAAAAACTTTTGCAAAGTCTCTTTTTCGCTATCGGAAGCTTTTCGTGAAAATAATATTTGATAGAGCCTGTCCAACTGAGCCGGCTCATCATTACCCGCCTCGTTAATAACCCTTCCGGCCAACGCTTGTGACCATTCGAAAACGACATCACTATTAATCAAGGCAAGTGATTGTAATGGCGAAGTTGTTACTTCACGTTTACTGTGCGCTTCTTGTGCTGAGGCCATGTTAAAGGACTCCAGTAATGGGTAAGGGACACTGCGACGGGTAAAAATATACAAACTACGTCGATTATAATCATGGGCATTCTTGGAAACCTCCCATAGATTGCCGGCACCCAAGTTTGCAGGAACTGGTGGAAATACACTCGGGCCACCCACTTGATCCTCAATTTTTCCCGAAGCAACCAGTAGCGAGTCGCGAATTTGTTCTGCCTCAAGACGTTTACGTGGGAATACTGCCAATAACTTGTTGTCTACATCGGCTTTGGCAATATCTTGACGGTAATCAGAAGATTGACGGTATACGCTGGATAATAAAATCTCACGATGCAGTTTTTTTACGCTCCAGCCTTGCTTGATAAAATTGGATGCCAGATAGTCGAGCAACTCAGGATTGGTAGGTTTTTGACCCGCCTTACCAAAATCACTGACGGTTTCAACGATACCGTGTCCGAAATATTCTTCCCAGACACGATTAACGTAAACTCTTGCTGTCAGCGGGTTAGTATCGCTAGCTATCCAATTTGCCAGAGCTGTTCTACGGCCTGATGAAAATGCGGTGGGTTTAATATCCGGTTTTTCGTCAGTAATAGCTTCAGGAAACGCCGGTTGTACCTGCTCCAGTGGCCGTTCATGATCGCCGCCAAAAAATACATAACTAGGCGGTGCATCAGCATGGCCAAGTTCGGTCATTGCAGAAATTTGAGTCGAGCCGGTAGTTGGCTTAAGATCCTTAAATTTCTTCAAATCATCAGTTAACTTTTCATACTGTTCCCACTTTGCCGTGATTTCCGGGCTGGAATCGGTATCTTTGCCTTTGCTTTCCGCTGCATCCCTAAGGTAAGCCGTTAAGCTGGCTTCACTAGTTACGTTCGCCAGGCGATGGTTAACCCAGCGATCCTGAGCATTCCATTCATTCTTGGGTTTGAAAATGGCTTCTCTGCTATCGGTCAGGTAACGTTCTTTATGATGTTTTTCTGCTTTTTCCCTGACGGTGTCGATAATTGCTTTTTGTTTATCGTGAATTTCTTTGGTAGCGGCTTCCCATTTGTTCCACGCAGTATCATAGTTATGTTCCACAGCGCCTTTTACAGCCGGGATATTGTCAACAGCGCTGACATTGGCAAAAAACGATTGCAACGAGAAGTAATCTTTCTGACTAATCTTGTCGAATTTATGATTGTGGCACCGTGCGCATTCAACAGTCTGGCCCAGCATAACCTTACCTACGGTATCGGTCATATCAGTGGCAATTTGATATTTTCGCTGCACCAGGTCGCGTGAGTTGCTATTGTCCGGGAAGCCCGCCAGAAAACCAGTCGCTATCAAGCCTTCCTGTTTATCAGGTAATAGCTCATCACCGGCAATTTGCTCCTTAACGAATTGTGAATAAGGTTTGTCATGGTTAAACGCGTTGATCACATATTCGCGGTAACGCCATAAATTGGGCCGTGTCTCATCATTCTGAAAACCGGTACTGTCTGCATAACGTGCTAAATCCAGCCAGCGACGCGCTTGACGCTCACCGTATTGGGTCGATGCCAACAAGCGATCCGCGAGTTTTTCATAAGCATCGGGTGACGTGTCATTGACAAAAGCGGCGACTTCTTCCGGCGAGGGGATAACTCCCCAGGCATCCAAAGTGGCGCGGCGTATAAACGCCGAGCGATCTGCATCAGGTGAAGGTGTCAGGCCTTTTGCCTCCAAAGGCCCCAGAACGAAAGCATCAATGGGTGTGCGTACCCACGCTTTATTATTAACAGTTGGCGGCGTCGGTGATTTTACCGGTTGATATGACCAGAGTTTTGATTTGGTCGTTTGAGGCGCCGGAGCCTCTGCAGCCGCTACTTTGGTGTCTATTACTACCGCTGCCGATGGAGCTGTTTGCGGTGCTGGCGTAGCTGTTGATGCTTTTACTTCTGGAGTTACTACTGCGGCTGGCTGGCTCTCAGCTGTGGGCGCTAATGCCGGGGCTGGTGCTGCCGTCGCCGCTGGTGAACCGATTACAGCTACCGGGCTGTTAAATAGATCCGCTTGTGGTTTCTCACCTATGACACCAACCGGATTATTGAATAGATCCGCCGTTGCCAAAGCTTCCCCTGCTATTGCGCCGGTAAGCCCCCACAAAATTGCGAGATACAGTTTCTTTTTGTTCATTGATTTACTCCAAAAATAAAAGCGTTTGACATCTTTGTTAGCATCGCTGTATCAAAAATTAATGGTTGGGTTTTTCTGCAGTTTTGGTTTTGGGTGCAGGAATGGCAATTTTGGTAAGTTTTCCGCCCTCGGCTTCGTAGTATTGTGCGCCAACGTAACCGGCCACTTTATAGCCTTTACTGGCTAATAAATCAGCTGACTTGCCTGAGCGTCCGGCATGGTTGGATACGGTAACAATTGCTCTGTCTTTGGGAATAAAATCCAGACTTTTTTCCAGTTGATCAGCCTGAATGCTCAGGTAGACAGGAAAACCGCCAATTGAACTGACTTCATCCGGGCGTCGTAAATCGATAATCAGTAGTTGATCAGGCTTGGCCAGTAAAGCGTCCAGTCCTGCGCGGTTAATTTGTGGAGACTTGGGTTTATAAGCTTCAGCAACTGGCGCTTCTACTTTTGGTGCGTTTTTGGTTGCTCCAAAGGCGATAGGAGTAGAAAAAATCAATAATAGCAGTAGTAATTTTGAAGATTTCGTCATGGTTATTTCTCGTTGATTAATTGTTAAAAGCGTATAGAGCACGCGTCATAGTGATGCAGTCAATTATAGGTGAGCAGCTATCATGCCAACGCTGCCGTAGCCATCACAGGGATAAAAAAAACGGCCTAAAAAACTGTTAGTCTATTGATTTTTAACAGTAAAATTATTTTAGTGGTGGTTGTGATTGGTACTGCCTATTGGCTGCGCTATGTGGTGCCTAAACGAGTTTGTTGAAAAAACAGCAGGCCAGCATCAGGCACTGTCGCTGCATAAACAGATAATGACTGCGATGAGTCTTTGCGGAAAATTAAGGCGCTGGAGAATATAAAAATCAGACTACCAATTTAAAGTGGGATGGTTTTACAGATATCATCCCTTCAAGGGATGGTATCTGTTCTGGCTTGGTTGGTAGCCAAAAATCAGATGAGATGACGGCGGTAAAAAATGCTGGTGCAGGCTTCTTGGGGGTATTACTGATTAATGCAGGAGCAGTTTTGTATCTGTGAAGCGTGACGGGGATTTGCAACCCCGTCACTCATGTTTTGAAAACGTTTGAAGCCTTCAAACGTTTCGGTCAGGGTTGCAAATCCTGACCGGCATCGTAATAACCCTTAATTCCTTCAAGGGATGGTATCTGTAAAAACGTCATATCTTAAAGCAGTCAATCCGGTCATAGCCATTGTTGGCATACTCGCGTGCGGCATGCAGAAAACGTTTGTTCTTGGTTACGTTTGAAAAGTCTTACATTTTTGCGCTTAACTGAACACCATACCAAACCGGATAAGGGTAAGGACTATAAGAGTTCCAGCCCTGCTCGTGCTCATTATTATTAAATAAGTTTTTGACTATAAAGCTGGCATCCAAAATATTGTTTTTGGTACCAACACCCACAGCAAGGTCGGTTAAACTTCTTGGATTAGTCGTGCCGTAAACTGACAAATTGTCGGTGTTATTGTAACCACTCTGGAAATTGGTCGTCACGCTGGTATGGAACACATATTTATTATAAAAGGGCTTGCTATAATCGGCACCGACAACAAAACTCCATTTGGAAGCACCGGGCAAGGTTTTACCGCTCATATCAACAAAGCTGCCGGGCAGGTACGCCAACTCTTCCGGCTTGGCGGCATTTTTGTAGTCTACATATTTGGCAATGTTGTAGGCACCATTCAAGCGCAATGACAAGTCAGGAATTAGATTAAATACACTATCCAACTCGACACCATGCACACGGACTTTGTTAACGTTGCCTTGTGCCGCCGTATAGGCCAATGGATTGACTACACCGTTGGCAATATTTTGATTAGTCGAAAATTGGTCGACCACTTGAACGGTTTGTTGATAGTTTTTTATATCCATTATAAAAGTATCAACATTAACGATCACCTTCTTATCCAGCCAGAATGATTTCAGTCCCAATTCTGCGGCGTTGGTTTCTTCGGGTTTAACGGTATCTGGTAAGCCATTGGTAACAATTGCAGAACCCGATTTTTGACCATATTGCCAAGACACATAGGTGGTTAAGTCGTCATTGATCTTGTAAGTCGGTGTAAATTGACCGGTAAACAATACAGCGTCATATTCACTATTAGCCGTATTATATAATTGCCCAATTTGGTTGGCGCGGACTGTTTTTGCGGTGCCAATCTGGGTTTTTTGGGCAGCGGTCAGGCTATTGTAAGCCGCCCCAGCGGTATTGGTTATCGCCGTGCCAAAGTAGCGGTTAGCCACACTATCTGCCAGTTGTAATTGAGTAGCAGAGTTGGCGCCTAAAACACCTGTAGCGTTGGAGTTAAATCCTCCCGTTTGGACACCGCGCACGGCAACAGGATTTAAGGCGGACCCCGCTCCGTTGGCAGTGACGATTCTGTTATCAGCTGTTTCGCGATGCTCCTTGGTTACTCGTAAGCCGGGAATTAAAGAAAATTTGTCGGTAAAATGCAATTCTCCTTCACCAAAAATAGCGCCGGATAACGTACTGACTTTGGTTGCCTGCTTGACACGTGCGTCTTGTAAAGAATCTTTAAGCAGTGCCAGTCCGGCACCCCGATTGGTACCCGCATTTTTATCCAGGATATTGTATTGCGCATTGGTGGCAAACCACGCGCCGGCATCAGATCCCCAACCATTTTTTGAATCAATGGTATCGTTGGTTTTCATTCCAAATAGACCGGCTTTATAATCAAAAAAACCGCCGAGGTTATTTTTGATTTTAATTTCCTGGGTGTATTGTGAATAATTTACGCCGCCACCGTTATCGACATTGATATCGAAAGGTGTGTATTCGTCATTGTGTGCGTCGAATCTATATTGGCGCACTGCGGTAATGGAACTTAAAACATGGTCAGCAACACTCCAGTCAGTCTGTAGTGAAGCCCCTTGATTGGATACGGTTTGACCTTTATTTTGATCAAACCACACGGTTTTGCGCGCTTCACCGCCAATATAATCGTTCCAGTTAAAACCCCGGCCCTGGAAATAAGCACGTGGGCCGGTAAATGCGCCGGAAGTATTGGTAAAACCATACAGCCTTGTTGATGCCAGCGACCCTGCACCATTCGGATCTACAAGGCTGCCATTGGCATAATTTTGGGGTTGGGCATGATAGAAATTCAGGCCATTTTGAAGTTGTGGTTGTTTGGGCTCAAAATCAGCCATTAATCTTGTAGTTATAGTAGAGGTAGGGGTAAACAGTAACTGCATCCGTCCACTGAGTCGGTCCCTGTTATAAAGACTGTAGTTTGAATCATACTCCTGCCCATAGTAACCTTTTGCTTTGTCGACAATGAAGGAGCCCCGCCAGGCCAATAGATCATCAACCACAGCGCCACCAAGTGCACCTTTAATAACAAGGGTTTCTTGTTGCCCATAGGCTACGGAGAGATCGGCTGTAGGAGTAAATGTAGGCGCCTTGGAGGTAATAATAACTTTACCTGAGCTGGCACTTAAACCGCCTTCGGTACCTCTTGGGCCTCGTGTAACAACTGCGTTATCAACATCGTAAAAACTAAAGTTGGCCAGTTGCGATAAGCCATAGCTGACATTGTCGACCGTTATGCCAACGCTCGGATCTTGGGTTTCTGTAAATGACCGTTTGCCTACACCACGAACAGAAAGGGAGGCGCCTCGGGTATTATTTTGGTTAAACTGGACGTTTGAAGCGCGTCGTGTAATACCACCCAAATCTTGCACAAGTTGTTTATCAAGATCCTTGCCTGAAATAATTGATTCTGACTGTTTTACATCATGTAGCTTTTCAAGCAATGGTTTTGCGCGGCGGCCACTAACAACTACTTCACCAAGATCCTTGGTTTCCTCAACTTCTGCTTGAGCAACCACTTCGGCAGGCTCGGTTGTCGCTGCATCTGGAGTTTCTGCGCCAATAGTAGATGTAGCGGATGTAGCCGGTATCGCTCCCGTACCAGATGTTGCACCAACTTTTTGCGCCGCTTGTAATTGCTCCAGTTGCTCGCGTAAACGGGCATTTTCCGCCTGCAATTCATTCACCACATCGACTTTATGAATTTTGTTTTTTGATTTTCTCTTGCTGTCAGCTGCGTCAGCATCCTCAATAGCCATTATGGAAGAGCAGGCCACCAAAGCCGCTGCCACGCAGACAGAAAGTGTTTTTTTACGGCTTACTGTATGAGGTATACCCTGCTGTCGGCTAATGCCGTCTGTAAAAGCACTTATTGAGTTATAGTTCATTATTTATTTTCCTTGATTAAAAATTCAAACCCATGTGACAGCTTCAAGTATTTGAAATGTATTTTTGGTTTTTTGCTAAGCTAATGCCGGCACACGTTGATTTTATAGCCAATTTAGCTGGTGACATCCCTGAAACGGGCAGGGTTATCAGGTACTAAAGCAAGCTCTGTACCAATTTTGAAATAGCTGGAATTTTTCTTTGAAATAGAGTGAAATGACAAGGCAAGATATTGATTTATAGTGATAATTATATTTTTTTGCGGAGATGTTTTTCTGTAATTAACGAGATAGGCAGAGGCAATTAAGGTTCTTTTACCTGCTTATGAATATGCACCCTCTGTTGATATAGTGTTTGTTAATCAACAGTCGTACCTTGTTAATCAGTTGATGTTTCACCAATAATTGTTAGTGCCGTTATCATGAAAAACGGCTGCGTAACATCAATAACCCTGTTTTTTTTTTGCAGGCTTCCGAGGCAAAACCATGGGTTAATCAAGTCTTGTAGGGAATAAGGTCGCTTAAATAT
Above is a window of Methylobacter sp. S3L5C DNA encoding:
- a CDS encoding TonB-dependent receptor plug domain-containing protein, coding for MNYNSISAFTDGISRQQGIPHTVSRKKTLSVCVAAALVACSSIMAIEDADAADSKRKSKNKIHKVDVVNELQAENARLREQLEQLQAAQKVGATSGTGAIPATSATSTIGAETPDAATTEPAEVVAQAEVEETKDLGEVVVSGRRAKPLLEKLHDVKQSESIISGKDLDKQLVQDLGGITRRASNVQFNQNNTRGASLSVRGVGKRSFTETQDPSVGITVDNVSYGLSQLANFSFYDVDNAVVTRGPRGTEGGLSASSGKVIITSKAPTFTPTADLSVAYGQQETLVIKGALGGAVVDDLLAWRGSFIVDKAKGYYGQEYDSNYSLYNRDRLSGRMQLLFTPTSTITTRLMADFEPKQPQLQNGLNFYHAQPQNYANGSLVDPNGAGSLASTRLYGFTNTSGAFTGPRAYFQGRGFNWNDYIGGEARKTVWFDQNKGQTVSNQGASLQTDWSVADHVLSSITAVRQYRFDAHNDEYTPFDINVDNGGGVNYSQYTQEIKIKNNLGGFFDYKAGLFGMKTNDTIDSKNGWGSDAGAWFATNAQYNILDKNAGTNRGAGLALLKDSLQDARVKQATKVSTLSGAIFGEGELHFTDKFSLIPGLRVTKEHRETADNRIVTANGAGSALNPVAVRGVQTGGFNSNATGVLGANSATQLQLADSVANRYFGTAITNTAGAAYNSLTAAQKTQIGTAKTVRANQIGQLYNTANSEYDAVLFTGQFTPTYKINDDLTTYVSWQYGQKSGSAIVTNGLPDTVKPEETNAAELGLKSFWLDKKVIVNVDTFIMDIKNYQQTVQVVDQFSTNQNIANGVVNPLAYTAAQGNVNKVRVHGVELDSVFNLIPDLSLRLNGAYNIAKYVDYKNAAKPEELAYLPGSFVDMSGKTLPGASKWSFVVGADYSKPFYNKYVFHTSVTTNFQSGYNNTDNLSVYGTTNPRSLTDLAVGVGTKNNILDASFIVKNLFNNNEHEQGWNSYSPYPYPVWYGVQLSAKM
- a CDS encoding DUF1549 and DUF1553 domain-containing protein translates to MNKKKLYLAILWGLTGAIAGEALATADLFNNPVGVIGEKPQADLFNSPVAVIGSPAATAAPAPALAPTAESQPAAVVTPEVKASTATPAPQTAPSAAVVIDTKVAAAEAPAPQTTKSKLWSYQPVKSPTPPTVNNKAWVRTPIDAFVLGPLEAKGLTPSPDADRSAFIRRATLDAWGVIPSPEEVAAFVNDTSPDAYEKLADRLLASTQYGERQARRWLDLARYADSTGFQNDETRPNLWRYREYVINAFNHDKPYSQFVKEQIAGDELLPDKQEGLIATGFLAGFPDNSNSRDLVQRKYQIATDMTDTVGKVMLGQTVECARCHNHKFDKISQKDYFSLQSFFANVSAVDNIPAVKGAVEHNYDTAWNKWEAATKEIHDKQKAIIDTVREKAEKHHKERYLTDSREAIFKPKNEWNAQDRWVNHRLANVTSEASLTAYLRDAAESKGKDTDSSPEITAKWEQYEKLTDDLKKFKDLKPTTGSTQISAMTELGHADAPPSYVFFGGDHERPLEQVQPAFPEAITDEKPDIKPTAFSSGRRTALANWIASDTNPLTARVYVNRVWEEYFGHGIVETVSDFGKAGQKPTNPELLDYLASNFIKQGWSVKKLHREILLSSVYRQSSDYRQDIAKADVDNKLLAVFPRKRLEAEQIRDSLLVASGKIEDQVGGPSVFPPVPANLGAGNLWEVSKNAHDYNRRSLYIFTRRSVPYPLLESFNMASAQEAHSKREVTTSPLQSLALINSDVVFEWSQALAGRVINEAGNDEPAQLDRLYQILFSRKASDSEKETLQKFLNNHEKVVREKTSEGKFAVSIPTGLKDNKKLDPIRAAAFVDLVHTVANSNEFIYRF
- a CDS encoding DUF1501 domain-containing protein; amino-acid sequence: MNNQSRRDFLLKSGYGIGGLALSGLLPGAGGIFSSAIAADLLDPLAPKQPHFPGKVKSVIWLHQHGAPSTLDLYDYKPELIKMAGQEVPASFLKGIKTSTQGGLGKLFASDRTWKQHGQSGAWFSDLLPNIAQHADDIAFIKSSVTVGATHDISILKLNSGGLNPGRPALGAWIQYALGSANPDLPAYVVLYNGKKEPSGGAVNWSSGFLPAVYQGTAFRSGKSPILHLDRPELVAASQQSDNLKLLKQLNEIKGIAYPEDTELQARIRAYDLAERMQTSAPEAVDLNKESDATKNLYGLNDDVTKEYGTNLLRARRLVERGVRFIQVVTGPVDVDGDERDWDAHTKLEENHGKHARVVDKPIAGLLTDLKALGLLDSTLVVWTSEFGRTSWGESGTGRDHNAWGYTQWLAGGGVKAGTTYGATDEIGLQVADKSTAVDTYDLHATVLNQMGLDHLKLIYTHQGRSERPTVVYGKVIKELIA
- a CDS encoding rhodanese-like domain-containing protein — encoded protein: MTKSSKLLLLLLIFSTPIAFGATKNAPKVEAPVAEAYKPKSPQINRAGLDALLAKPDQLLIIDLRRPDEVSSIGGFPVYLSIQADQLEKSLDFIPKDRAIVTVSNHAGRSGKSADLLASKGYKVAGYVGAQYYEAEGGKLTKIAIPAPKTKTAEKPNH